The Dermochelys coriacea isolate rDerCor1 chromosome 7, rDerCor1.pri.v4, whole genome shotgun sequence genome window below encodes:
- the C7H10orf71 gene encoding cardiac-enriched FHL2-interacting protein translates to MQGNRKHMDGLSDSSSLGSLLDDTDREVCSLTDRAFKSLCVAELEASDKELELVISPEITHHLSSKIHQGTLNHAIKKSNICNKLSLKNNEHTTRATTFQQLPKLVQEEKKVAKNSTVERKKPSLPASGPRKNKHVSKVSCLIKTFDKTENQCPEGSLGAVKQPVKNSSQKYRLIQGNDMAFWDDTAILNIQRELSQFSDVCRDNHWLSDKREVQKRHNKIDVGYCGPDGYHPALMDTSNVFKANLTSSSKKTVKNRRGKVKEPAKKGNFLHSENSAFESWNAHHNKLSEKEESADIIPKKEAITHFEETPLVTGSYTSKHKPPPRKATGARIQEKDFLMDLFPRTTEFQDHVTPSTVPQVLGPLIPVHPVPPAAEFQVPIPPAPVPQVSGPSTSVPQVSVPPTSVPQVSGPSLAPISQVPAPPTSPVSKAPPPPPSVSQVTCTQKKATKPELDYICPPWRKQRNIKGVAVKAYESSNEKLQLSGEEFSFYKKPSAVEPFADTTAVGNQVNSPESISPSFNITKLLTPIIPLKQETENQPVLLTPPIPDTAAAKEHEGSGFSDYQSRDNYKSKAPSLLFNLKDVRKRVKSTYSPSPLLKEKNKTKENMKQESIKMNATVSTFLEESSLEVAERDELSHGPFVQTDSIQEKDNKTDLEGHFTDNYLSLSSPQATVNTSFYQNQDNLQQDDSKNKVLLKNTENSENVSVSGHQSNEHGLRKSRHYPSLKGYSRDSANAKAAQQMQMYSSSVQDHKSERDAESQDGNDDPKILPKLLSPAEDGVPYSANQTSVRSSNENKGKSSSSSSEYSFVTTVDQPFQEEPFSLIRLFQKACLEEGQRSRNKMNVDDKESSKGKGKTVGKEELQYYAFSNCDTSTEERCEGKVAQGESESMAEERLMSEKREEVNSMNSAAEGNKDTSTSQSEEPASPLSSNSFKPSLFLIKDNTFKSSPVIKAVKLPLLRSLSSEDTISSSYRETESRLEATVEKDKQLYRQGQGTPSIQEIYRSLSRNIKEQDARDALIRNEDASALGSTPASMGFQGADNTKLIWEPTLSEDVGSFSLRTSKEDDEVTHTLLNKVGKSNEESVHCSKEKPTVGKTKHYLARSKSALGASLAQNKLGSPSEEKANYFKNYLLSNRRGGSCAKKIITREISSPARSSILENHVYCPVTSDVSRDIRYLEETPVVLDDLACTIVTSPKSESIMCSAVTSPLSEKIASASVTKAEDITNSTLLNLVTKNNADISAEEILDSTRRSLLTEDTRDSRMTNERLQSRMEKPLGKPPAVPPKSEKALRRAKKLANKRKKIEAQQKNLQTEHTDTVVRNLSHSGQIPLSPITLIHSPPSPVSCSPFPPSESSMMRLRGARSVSPTPSLPATQRKVLQDPDSGQYFVIDLSGQVHFKTFYEPETGKYIQVPIHSSERGLHQTASLENFNSPCVLYPSALPLPVATMRSVSQLSEPLPLMQKVPGAPAEADEDWQQDGRDAQSPESQPYIEPVSDSHSQHAEETQCNCTRDTSPATNMDIISISDLEDFAVEGIS, encoded by the coding sequence ATGCAGGGAAATAGGAAACACATGGATGGACTTAGTGACTCCTCTAGTTTAGGGAGCCTCCTGGATGATACAGACAGAGAGGTATGCAGCCTCACAGACCGAGCATTCAAGAGTTTGTGCGTGGCAGAGCTTGAAGCATCTGACAAGGAATTGGAGCTTGTCATTTCACCGGAAATCACCCACCACTTATCTAGTAAAATTCACCAAGGGACACTAAACCATGCCATCAAGAAAAGTAATATCTGCAATAAGTTATCGTTGAAAAACAACGAGCATACAACACGGGCTACAACATTCCAGCAATTACCAAAACTTGTTCAAGAAGAGAAAAAAGTAGCTAAAAACAGCACTGTGGAAAGGAAAAAGCCAAGTTTGCCAGCATCTGGgccaaggaaaaacaaacatgtcTCTAAAGTGTCCTGTTTGATTAAGACATTTGATAAGACTGAAAACCAATGTCCAGAAGGTTCCCTGGGAGCAGTCAAACAGCCAGTTAAAAATAGTTCTCAAAAATACAGATTAATTCAGGGAAATGACATGGCTTTCTGGGATGACACAGCgattttaaacatccaaagggaACTTTCCCAATTTTCTGATGTGTGTCGAGATAACCACTGGCTCAGTGACAAACGTGAGGTCCAGAAAAGACATAATAAAATTGATGTGGGCTATTGTGGTCCAGATGGTTATCATCCTGCACTGATGGACACCTCAAATGTATTTAAGGCAAATCTCACCAGCTCTTCTAAAAAGACAGTCAAAAACAGGCGTGGGAAAGTTAAAGAGCCAGCCAAAAAGGGCAATTTTCTTCACAGTGAGAACAGTGCTTTTGAATCATGGAATGCCCATCATAATAAACTGAGTGAAAAAGAGGAATCTGCAGATATTATACCAAAAAAGGAGGCTATTACACACTTTGAAGAAACACCATTGGTTACAGGATCCTACACATCTAAACATAAACCACCACCCAGAAAGGCCACAGGTGCTAGAATTCAGGAAAAGGATTTCCTAATGGATCTATTTCCCCGCACAACTGAATTCCAGGACCATGTCACACCATCAACTGTACCTCAGGTCCTTGGCCCACTAATACCTGTACATCCTGTCCCTCCAGCAGCTGAGTTTCAGGTTCCTATTCCACCAGCACCTGTACCCCAGGTCTCTGGCCCATCAACATCTGTACCCCAGGTTTCTGTTCCACCAACATCTGTACCCCAGGTCTCTGGTCCATCCCTAGCACCCATATCCCAggtccctgctccccccacatCACCTGTATCCAAggcccctcctccaccaccatctGTGTCCCAAGTCACTTGCACTCAGAAGAAGGCAACAAAACCTGAATTGGACTATATCTGTCCACCATGGAGGAAACAGAGGAATATAAAAGGGGTAGCGGTGAAAGCATATGAGAGTTCAAATGAAAAGTTACAGCTCAGTGGAGAAGAattctctttttataaaaagCCATCTGCTGTCGAACCTTTTGCTGACACAACTGCAGTAGGTAACCAGGTAAACTCCCCTGAATCCATTAGCCCCTCTTTCAACATCACAAAACTTTTAACACCAATCATACCATTAAAACAAGAGACAGAAAATCAACCAGTGCTGCTGACACCACCAATACCTGACACTGCAGCAGCAAAAGAACATGAGGGAAGTGGATTTAGTGATTATCAATCTCGGGATAATTACAAGTCTAAAGCACCAAGTTTATTATTCAACCTGAAGGATGTCCGAAAACGTGTTAAAAGCACTTACAGTCCCTCTCCTctcttaaaagagaaaaataagactAAGGAAAACATGAAACAAGAAAGTATAAAAATGAATGCGACAGTGTCCACTTTTCTAGAAGAAAGTAGCTTAGAGGTTGCAGAGAGAGATGAATTAAGCCATGGCCCTTTTGTACAAACTGATAGTATCCAGGAAAAGGACAATAAAACTGATTTAGAGGGACACTTCACAGATAATTACCTATCTTTAAGTTCACCCCAAGCAACAGTAAATACTTCATTTTACCAAAATCAGGACAATTTGCAACAGGATGATTCAAAAAACAAAGTTCTATTGAAAAACACTGAGAACAGTGAAAATGTGTCTGTCTCTGGACACCAGTCAAACGAACACGGTTTAAGGAAAAGTCGACATTATCCGTCACTGAAAGGCTATAGTAGAGACAGTGCAAATGCAAAAGCTGCACAGCAAATGCAAATGTATAGTTCCAGTGTACAAGACCACAAAAGTGAGAGAGATGCTGAAAGCCAGGATGGAAATGATGACCCTAAAATACTCCCCAAActtctttcaccagcagaagatgGTGTTCCTTACAGTGCAAATCAAACCAGTGTAAGAAGTAGCAATGAAAATAAAGGCAAAAGCAGCAGTAGTTCTTCTGAATACTCTTTTGTGACCACAGTCGATCAGCCATTTCAGGAGGAGCCCTTTTCACTGATTCGGCTGTTTCAGAAAGCATGCCTTGAGGAAGGCCAAAGGAGTAGGAATAAAATGAATGTAGATGACAAGGAAAGTagtaaagggaaagggaaaacagTAGGGAAAGAGGAGTTGCAGTATTATGCTTTTAGTAACTGTGACACTAGCACGGAAGAGAGGTGTGAGGGAAAGGTGGCACAGGGTGAGAGCGAGAGCATGGCAGAAGAGAGATTGATGAGTGAGAAGAGGGAAGAGGTCAATAGTATGAATTctgcagcagaaggcaacaaGGATACTTCCACCTCCCAGTCAGAAGAGCCAGCATCACCACTTTCTTCAAATTCATTCAAACCCAGTCTGTTTCTGATTAAAGACAACACATTCAAATCATCTCCTGTGATAAAGGCAGTCAAGCTACCTCTGCTTAGGTCCTTGTCCTCAGAAGACACAATCAGTAGTAGTTACAGGGAAACAGAAAGCAGATTGGAAGCTACTGTAGAGAAAGACAAGCAGCTTTACAGGCAGGGCCAAGGTACACCTAGCATTCAAGAGATTTACCGGTCATTATCAAGAAACATAAAAGAACAGGATGCAAGAGATGCACTAATCAGAAATGAGGATGCCAGTGCATTGGGATCTACTCCAGCTAGCATGGGCTTTCAAGGGGCAGATAACACCAAACTAATATGGGAGCCCACCCTTTCAGAAGATGTAGGGAGTTTTTCATTAAGGACGTCAAAGGAAGATGATGAAGTGACTCATACTTTATTAAATAAAGTTGGGAAAAGTAATGAGGAAAGTGTTCACTGCAGCAAAGAGAAGCCCACGGTTGGAAAGACGAAGCACTACTTAGCACGGTCAAAATCAGCTTTAGGAGCTAGCTTAGCGCAAAACAAATTGGGCTCCCCTTCAGAAGAGAAGGCAAATTATTTTAAGAATTATCTTTTGTCTAATCGGAGAGGTGGGTCATGtgcaaaaaaaataatcactAGGGAGATAAGTTCTCCGGCAAGAAGCTCAATATTAGAGAACCACGTGTATTGTCCTGTAACCAGTGATGTTTCAAGAGACATCAGATACTTGGAAGAAACACCTGTTGTGTTAGACGATCTTGCGTGTACCATTGTAACAAGCCCAAAGTCAGAGAGCATTATGTGCTCCGCTGTTACCAGTCCATTATCAGAGAAAATTGCCAGTGCCAGTGTAACGAAGGCAGAGGATATTACAAATTCCACTTTGTTGAATTTGGTAACAAAGAACAACGCTGATATTTCTGCAGAGGAAATACTCGATTCAACACGGAGGAGCCTGCTCACTGAGGACACCAGAGATTCTAGAATGACAAACGAGAGATTGCAGAGTCGTATGGAGAAACCGCTGGGCAAGCCACCTGCTGTGCCACCAAAAAGCGAAAAGGCCCTGCGCCGAGCAAAAAAACTGGCAAACAAGAGAAAAAAGATAGAGGCACAGCAGAAGAACCTTCAAACAGAGCACACAGATACTGTTGTGAGAAATCTGTCCCATTCTGGACAGATTCCATTATCCCCCATAACCCTGATCCATTCTCCACCATCTCCTGTGTCTTGTTCGCCTTTCCCTCCTTCAGAATCTAGCATGATGAGACTCAGAGGTGCCCGGTCAGTAAGCCCCACACCCTCTTTACCTGCAACTCAGCGTAAAGTCCTTCAAGATCCTGACTCAGGGCAGTACTTTGTTATCGATCTATCCGGTCAGGTTCATTTCAAGACTTTTTATGAGCCAGAAACTGGCAAATACATCCAAGTACCAATCCATTCCTCAGAAAGGGGCTTACACCAAACCGCctctttggaaaattttaattcTCCTTGTGTATTGTACCCTAGTGCACTACCTTTACCTGTGGCAACTATGAGATCAGTTTCCCAGCTCTCTGAACCTCTTCCACTAATGCAGAAAGTACCAGGAGCACCAGCAGAAGCAGATGAAGACTGGCAGCAAGACGGCAGAGATGCTCAATCGCCAGAGAGTCAACCCTATATTGAACCTGTATCTGACTCTCACAGTCAACATGCTGAGGAAACTCAGTGTAATTGTACAAGAGACACGAGTCCAGCTACAAACATGGACATCATTTCAATCAGCGATTTAGAGGATTTTGCTGTTGAAGGGATATCTTAA